In the Deinococcus ficus genome, one interval contains:
- a CDS encoding DUF1999 domain-containing protein produces the protein MQSYRSFTERDYGVMQALDLAAQRHADPEFDTRPDREREGRLNTSLPALKFYERSEHSFLAEDEQGVAQGFVLAQPVWQGDRPIVLVRTVTLAPGAPEATAPGLLHAAVKSAYDTAVYEVHYPLTPALLPAAEAEGSNVIGRYAVQHLGTRNETAPGEQLGQRQVPRPPADPAPDPQ, from the coding sequence ATGCAGTCCTACCGCTCCTTCACCGAACGCGATTACGGGGTCATGCAGGCCCTGGACCTCGCCGCGCAACGCCACGCCGACCCCGAGTTCGACACCCGGCCCGACCGGGAACGCGAGGGCCGGCTGAACACCAGCCTTCCCGCCCTGAAGTTCTACGAGCGCAGCGAGCACTCCTTCCTCGCCGAGGACGAGCAGGGCGTGGCGCAGGGCTTCGTGCTGGCCCAGCCGGTCTGGCAGGGCGACCGGCCCATCGTGCTGGTCCGCACCGTGACCCTCGCGCCCGGCGCGCCCGAGGCGACCGCCCCGGGGCTGCTGCACGCCGCGGTGAAAAGCGCCTACGACACCGCCGTGTACGAGGTGCACTACCCCCTCACCCCTGCCCTGCTGCCCGCCGCGGAGGCCGAGGGCAGCAACGTGATCGGCCGCTACGCCGTGCAGCACCTCGGCACCCGCAATGAGACGGCGCCCGGCGAGCAGCTCGGGCAGCGCCAGGTGCCCCGCCCCCCCGCCGACCCGGCGCCGGACCCGCAGTAA
- a CDS encoding heavy-metal-associated domain-containing protein — protein MSTPTRVLLGVRGMNKEAGEKVAAALMALPGVARATPDVGQIEVHYDPSAQTVMDLVRAVRRQGFLAGML, from the coding sequence ATGAGTACCCCCACCCGCGTCCTGCTGGGCGTCCGAGGCATGAACAAAGAAGCCGGCGAGAAGGTCGCCGCCGCCCTGATGGCCCTTCCCGGCGTCGCCCGGGCCACGCCCGATGTCGGCCAGATCGAAGTGCACTACGACCCCAGCGCCCAGACGGTCATGGACCTCGTGCGCGCCGTGCGCCGCCAGGGCTTCCTGGCCGGCATGCTCTAA
- a CDS encoding DUF503 domain-containing protein encodes MALGYVGVLTIRVEMPWVENLKEKRALVRPVVERLKVRFPLTVARLDGLDAHDWEVIGVATISNDYGWVQDTLRMAADYIAKEGPYRVTEEHTEIRVLGDEDDPEDEL; translated from the coding sequence GTGGCGCTGGGCTACGTGGGCGTCCTGACCATCCGGGTGGAGATGCCCTGGGTGGAGAACCTCAAGGAGAAACGCGCCCTGGTCCGCCCGGTCGTGGAACGCCTCAAGGTGCGCTTTCCCCTGACGGTCGCCCGGCTGGACGGCCTGGACGCACACGACTGGGAAGTGATCGGCGTGGCGACCATCAGCAACGATTACGGCTGGGTGCAGGACACGCTGCGCATGGCCGCGGACTACATCGCCAAGGAAGGGCCGTACCGCGTCACCGAGGAACACACCGAGATCCGCGTGCTCGGCGATGAGGACGACCCCGAAGACGAGCTGTAA
- the lepB gene encoding signal peptidase I: MTVTQVKPPLTPWQKIWKEFLEPVVFAVVITQFLATLVGVDGVSMMPNLRHGERVLVPKYETWLHKAGIGDFKRGDIVIFKPPREAAEKIGNLNKSAFGLWEYRPFLIKRIIALPGDRVSISGGEVTVNGVKLDSRWTTDYWRQQGCWDTQSEVANRASSSSIEGQVVNVVPDQEEITVPAKSYYVMGDNRSPGGSEDSRIVGPIAQRDVAGRAAAVVWPIMRKTTMNYNCNLAQAAKPEGEAKLNWRLLTRPAEFDALNSTKP; this comes from the coding sequence ATGACCGTGACCCAAGTGAAGCCTCCCCTCACCCCCTGGCAGAAAATCTGGAAGGAGTTCCTGGAGCCCGTGGTGTTCGCCGTGGTGATCACCCAGTTCCTGGCGACCCTGGTGGGCGTGGACGGCGTGAGCATGATGCCCAACCTCCGTCACGGGGAGCGCGTGCTGGTGCCCAAGTACGAGACGTGGCTGCACAAGGCCGGCATCGGCGACTTCAAACGCGGGGACATCGTGATCTTCAAACCGCCCCGCGAGGCGGCCGAGAAGATCGGCAACCTGAACAAGAGCGCGTTCGGGCTGTGGGAGTACCGCCCGTTCCTGATCAAACGCATCATCGCGCTGCCCGGCGACCGGGTCAGCATCTCCGGCGGGGAGGTCACCGTGAACGGCGTGAAGCTCGACTCGCGCTGGACCACCGACTACTGGCGGCAGCAGGGCTGCTGGGACACGCAGAGCGAGGTCGCCAACCGCGCCAGCAGCAGCAGCATCGAGGGCCAGGTGGTGAACGTGGTCCCCGACCAGGAGGAGATCACCGTGCCCGCGAAGTCCTACTACGTGATGGGTGACAACCGCAGCCCCGGCGGCAGCGAGGACTCCCGCATCGTGGGACCCATCGCGCAGCGGGACGTGGCGGGGCGCGCGGCGGCCGTGGTGTGGCCGATCATGCGCAAGACCACCATGAACTACAACTGCAACCTCGCGCAGGCCGCCAAGCCCGAGGGCGAGGCGAAACTCAACTGGCGGCTCCTGACCCGCCCGGCCGAGTTCGACGCCCTGAACAGCACGAAGCCCTGA
- a CDS encoding patatin-like phospholipase family protein, translated as MTGFGLVLGGGGARGLAHIGVWQVLEDAGLVPQVVAGTSMGGMIGALIAAGVGGQELERLATGVSWRKVFDWRPSTGLRLTLMDSWLEAHLPRTFEDLSLPLAVTATDMLSGRGVYLTRGDLHAAVRATIAYPGALEPVPLGDMLLTDGGVLNQVPVDAALFLGVRRMLAVDVTAASPLELQERRLLLWKREAHLGSVQALRRAVEIMQAQLTDARLSLYRPDVLLRPQLGSIDLQSFARAQEAIQAGREAALAELPALLAALG; from the coding sequence ATGACGGGTTTTGGACTGGTGCTGGGCGGCGGCGGCGCACGCGGCCTGGCGCACATCGGGGTATGGCAGGTGCTGGAAGACGCCGGGCTGGTGCCGCAGGTCGTGGCCGGCACCAGCATGGGCGGCATGATCGGCGCACTGATCGCCGCGGGCGTCGGCGGGCAGGAACTCGAACGCCTGGCGACCGGGGTGTCCTGGCGCAAGGTGTTCGACTGGCGGCCCAGCACCGGCCTGCGACTGACCCTGATGGACTCCTGGCTGGAGGCCCACCTGCCCCGCACCTTCGAGGACCTGAGCCTGCCCCTGGCGGTCACCGCGACCGACATGCTCTCCGGGCGCGGCGTGTACCTCACGCGCGGGGACCTGCATGCGGCCGTGCGCGCCACCATCGCCTACCCGGGCGCGCTGGAGCCCGTGCCGCTGGGCGACATGCTGCTCACCGACGGCGGCGTGCTGAACCAGGTGCCGGTGGACGCCGCGCTGTTCCTGGGCGTGCGGCGCATGCTGGCCGTGGACGTGACCGCCGCCAGCCCGCTGGAACTGCAGGAGCGCCGGCTGCTGCTGTGGAAACGCGAGGCGCACCTGGGCAGCGTGCAGGCCCTTCGCCGCGCGGTGGAGATCATGCAGGCGCAGCTCACCGACGCGCGGCTGAGCCTGTACCGGCCGGACGTGCTGCTGCGCCCGCAACTCGGCAGCATCGACCTGCAGTCCTTCGCGCGGGCGCAGGAGGCCATCCAGGCGGGGCGGGAAGCGGCGCTGGCGGAACTGCCGGCTCTGCTGGCCGCGCTGGGCTGA
- a CDS encoding serine/threonine-protein kinase, with product MPIAGQVVGDGLRLVRPIGRGSRSMVYFAVDRTGQPRAVKIFPAHLAEFAVRELQNASDLDHPRLARIVGRTEVDGHPALIGTLARGEVLFTRYASRPAAQTERRAFLLTLAHVLDGLGYLHERGLVHRDIKPENIIVEADGSAKLVDFDLSGPAFERFDTPTRFGTAAFQSPEAARGEPLGPESDLYGIGVLLGWGVHGQLLDLPEDYPRQDDPLELLHIQLTRRDRTRRPNDAHWAKEELLRLAALPH from the coding sequence ATGCCAATCGCGGGACAGGTCGTAGGCGACGGACTCCGGCTGGTCCGGCCCATCGGACGCGGCTCGCGGAGCATGGTGTACTTCGCCGTGGACCGCACCGGGCAGCCCCGCGCCGTGAAGATCTTCCCCGCGCACCTCGCCGAGTTCGCCGTGCGCGAACTCCAGAATGCCAGCGACCTCGACCACCCCCGCCTGGCGCGCATCGTGGGCCGCACCGAGGTGGACGGCCACCCGGCCCTAATCGGCACCCTGGCCCGCGGCGAGGTGCTGTTCACCCGCTACGCCAGCCGCCCCGCCGCGCAGACCGAACGCCGCGCCTTCCTGCTCACCCTGGCGCACGTGCTGGACGGCCTGGGGTACCTGCACGAGCGCGGGCTGGTGCACCGCGACATCAAACCCGAGAACATCATCGTGGAGGCCGACGGCAGCGCGAAACTGGTGGATTTCGACCTGAGCGGCCCGGCCTTCGAGCGCTTCGACACCCCCACCCGCTTCGGCACCGCCGCCTTCCAGAGTCCGGAAGCGGCCCGCGGCGAACCCCTCGGGCCGGAAAGCGACCTGTACGGTATCGGCGTGCTGCTCGGCTGGGGGGTGCACGGGCAACTGCTGGACCTCCCCGAGGACTACCCCCGACAGGACGACCCCCTGGAACTGCTGCACATCCAGCTGACCCGCCGGGACCGCACCCGGCGGCCCAACGACGCGCACTGGGCGAAAGAGGAACTGCTGCGCCTCGCCGCGCTGCCCCACTGA
- the dnaJ gene encoding molecular chaperone DnaJ, whose product MDYYELLGVPRTASADDIKSAYRKLALKYHPDRNKEDGAAQKFAQINEAYAVLSDAEKRAHYDRFGSAPGTGMPGGDPFGGMGGAGFDPMDLFEQLFGGAVAGRGRRGPARGDDLETEAHVTLLQARAGEEIEVTVDRLRECDHCHGTRSEPGGKPPKSCPTCHGAGAVRGQTRTIFGVMETQQPCPTCRGEGQIIEDPCTVCRGRGRTLKSEPVKVKLPKGIDEGYRIRVAGMGNEGPGGNGDLYVHIEMERHPQLRREQEHLIHTARIGFAKAALGGQVTVPTLDGPQQVEVKPGTQHGELHRLGGQGMPRLQGRGSGDLIVEFEVTVPKPSQLSPEAREALHAYARAVGDEVSEKHEGLFDKVGKLFR is encoded by the coding sequence ATGGACTACTACGAACTGCTGGGCGTCCCGCGCACCGCGAGCGCCGACGACATCAAGAGCGCCTACCGCAAACTCGCCCTGAAGTACCACCCGGACCGCAACAAGGAAGACGGCGCCGCGCAGAAGTTCGCGCAGATCAACGAGGCGTACGCCGTCCTCAGCGACGCCGAGAAACGCGCCCACTACGACCGCTTCGGCTCCGCGCCCGGCACCGGCATGCCCGGCGGCGACCCCTTCGGCGGCATGGGCGGCGCGGGCTTCGACCCCATGGACCTCTTCGAGCAGCTGTTCGGCGGCGCGGTCGCCGGACGCGGCCGGCGCGGCCCTGCCCGCGGCGACGACCTGGAAACCGAAGCGCACGTCACGCTGCTCCAGGCCCGCGCCGGCGAGGAGATCGAGGTCACCGTGGACCGCCTGCGCGAGTGCGACCACTGCCACGGCACCCGCAGCGAACCCGGCGGCAAACCCCCCAAGTCCTGCCCCACCTGCCACGGCGCCGGCGCGGTCCGCGGCCAGACCCGCACCATCTTCGGCGTGATGGAAACCCAGCAGCCCTGCCCCACCTGCCGCGGCGAGGGCCAGATCATCGAGGACCCCTGCACCGTCTGCCGCGGCCGCGGCCGCACCCTGAAATCCGAACCCGTGAAGGTCAAGCTGCCCAAGGGCATCGACGAGGGCTACCGCATCCGCGTGGCCGGCATGGGCAACGAGGGCCCCGGCGGGAACGGCGACCTGTACGTGCACATCGAGATGGAACGCCACCCGCAGCTGCGCCGCGAGCAGGAGCACCTGATCCACACCGCCAGGATCGGCTTCGCGAAGGCCGCGCTGGGCGGGCAGGTCACCGTGCCCACCCTGGACGGCCCGCAACAGGTGGAGGTCAAACCCGGCACGCAGCACGGCGAACTGCACCGCCTGGGCGGGCAGGGCATGCCGCGCCTGCAGGGCCGCGGCAGCGGCGACCTGATCGTGGAGTTCGAGGTGACCGTTCCCAAACCCAGCCAGCTTTCTCCGGAAGCGCGCGAGGCCCTGCACGCCTACGCCCGCGCGGTGGGCGACGAGGTGAGCGAGAAGCACGAGGGCCTGTTCGACAAGGTCGGCAAGCTCTTCCGCTGA
- a CDS encoding phytoene desaturase family protein, translating to MPAAKPALDAVVIGAGPNGLSAAVLLARAGLRVQVLEAHDRVGGGASSAELTLPGFIHDVGSAIHPLAAASPAFRQWPLHAFGLSWVQPPVPAAHPLGAGSVALHRSLDATAEGLGRDGRTYRRLMAPLLSDWEGLLDDLLQPLPQTLGRVPARPLTLTRFGLRGLPSAWAAGQTLFRTPAGRALWAGLAAHTTLPLTAPATAAPTLVLALLAHAVGWPFPRGGAQALSDALAGYLRHLGGEVLTGVTVRDARDLPDARVVLVDSSPAVLLRLLGERAPAGYRAALERYRYGPGIQKFDYALSGPVPWRDARVAQAGTLHLGGTADEIRAAEADLSRAPHARPYVLAAQHSLFDPSRAPAGGHTFWAYAHVPNGYAGSVQAAVEAQIERFAPGFGERVRARHVTTAPALEAFSPVFRGGDVNGGRGDLRGLLVRPVLSAVPYRTPVRGVYLCSSSTPPGGGVHGMAGYHAARAALRDVFDVHEVP from the coding sequence ATGCCCGCCGCCAAGCCCGCGCTGGACGCCGTGGTGATCGGCGCCGGACCTAATGGCCTGAGTGCCGCGGTGCTGCTCGCCCGCGCCGGGCTGCGCGTGCAGGTCCTCGAAGCCCACGACCGGGTGGGCGGCGGGGCCAGCAGCGCCGAACTCACCCTCCCGGGCTTCATTCACGATGTCGGCTCGGCGATTCACCCGCTGGCGGCGGCCAGCCCCGCGTTCCGGCAGTGGCCGCTGCACGCTTTCGGGCTGTCGTGGGTGCAGCCCCCCGTGCCGGCCGCGCATCCGCTGGGCGCCGGGAGCGTGGCCCTGCACCGCAGCCTGGACGCCACCGCGGAGGGCCTGGGCCGGGACGGCCGCACCTACCGCCGGCTGATGGCTCCGCTGCTGAGTGACTGGGAGGGCCTGCTGGACGACCTGCTGCAGCCCCTGCCGCAGACGTTGGGGCGCGTGCCGGCCCGGCCCCTGACGCTGACCCGGTTCGGGCTGCGGGGCCTGCCGTCCGCGTGGGCGGCCGGGCAGACGCTGTTCCGCACGCCGGCCGGCCGGGCACTGTGGGCGGGCCTGGCGGCGCACACCACCCTGCCGCTGACCGCCCCGGCCACCGCCGCGCCGACGCTGGTGCTGGCCCTGCTGGCCCACGCGGTCGGCTGGCCCTTTCCGCGCGGGGGCGCGCAGGCCCTGTCGGACGCGCTGGCCGGGTACCTGCGGCACCTGGGGGGTGAGGTCCTGACCGGCGTGACGGTCCGGGACGCCCGGGACCTGCCGGACGCGCGGGTGGTGCTGGTGGACAGCAGCCCGGCCGTGCTGCTGCGCCTGCTGGGAGAACGGGCGCCAGCCGGGTACCGCGCGGCGCTGGAGCGCTACCGCTACGGGCCCGGCATCCAGAAATTCGATTACGCGCTGTCCGGGCCGGTGCCCTGGCGGGACGCACGGGTGGCGCAGGCCGGAACGCTTCACCTAGGCGGCACGGCCGACGAGATCCGCGCGGCCGAGGCTGACCTGAGTCGCGCCCCGCACGCGCGGCCGTACGTGCTGGCGGCGCAGCACAGCCTGTTCGACCCTTCCCGCGCACCGGCGGGCGGGCACACCTTCTGGGCGTACGCGCACGTCCCGAACGGGTATGCCGGCAGCGTGCAGGCGGCGGTGGAGGCGCAGATCGAGCGCTTCGCCCCGGGGTTCGGGGAACGGGTGCGGGCGCGGCACGTGACAACCGCCCCTGCGCTGGAGGCCTTCAGCCCGGTGTTCCGCGGCGGGGACGTGAACGGCGGGCGGGGCGACCTGCGGGGCCTGCTGGTGCGCCCGGTCCTGAGTGCCGTGCCCTACCGGACGCCGGTGCGGGGCGTGTACCTGTGCAGCAGCAGCACCCCGCCGGGCGGGGGGGTGCACGGCATGGCCGGGTACCACGCGGCGCGGGCGGCGCTGCGCGACGTGTTCGACGTGCACGAGGTGCCGTGA
- a CDS encoding ribose-phosphate diphosphokinase gives MTVAPHRPPQNLLTSKRSPLLVFAGQSNRPLAQAICDNLGIPLGKSKTEKFTNDNIIVHYEESLREGDIFIVQSFSTPVSDAIMELMLMIDAAKSASAGRVTAVIPYYSYARSDKKDSPRISIAGRLVADLLQEAGADRILTMTLHAPQVHGFFKVPVDHLSADMVLSQHFKKCVPDAHDGVVLAPDAGSIKRASQIARRLDSGLAMIDKERLSDTEVRPRALIGDVDGKTVFIVDDEISTAGSLVETVNIARSMGAKDVYVAVTHGVYTGPAIQRIAGLDVTQVASTNTVLVPDQKVDAANGKLAVLDVAPLFAAAISNIHTGDSVSTLFS, from the coding sequence GTGACCGTTGCCCCCCACCGCCCCCCGCAGAACCTGCTGACCAGCAAACGCTCCCCTCTCCTGGTGTTCGCCGGTCAGAGCAACCGCCCGCTCGCGCAGGCGATCTGCGACAACCTCGGCATTCCGCTCGGCAAGAGCAAGACCGAGAAGTTCACGAACGACAACATCATCGTGCACTACGAGGAGTCCCTCCGTGAGGGCGACATTTTCATCGTGCAGTCCTTCAGCACGCCGGTCAGCGACGCGATCATGGAACTCATGCTGATGATCGACGCCGCCAAGTCCGCCAGCGCCGGGCGCGTCACCGCCGTGATTCCGTACTACAGCTACGCCCGCAGCGACAAGAAGGACAGCCCCCGCATCAGCATCGCCGGGCGCCTCGTCGCGGACCTGCTGCAGGAAGCCGGCGCGGACCGCATCCTGACCATGACCCTGCACGCCCCGCAGGTGCACGGCTTCTTCAAGGTCCCGGTGGACCACCTCTCGGCCGACATGGTGCTCTCACAGCACTTCAAGAAGTGCGTGCCGGACGCGCACGACGGCGTGGTCCTGGCCCCGGACGCGGGCAGCATCAAGCGCGCCAGCCAGATCGCCCGGCGCCTGGACTCCGGCCTCGCCATGATCGACAAGGAGCGCCTCTCGGACACCGAGGTCCGCCCCCGCGCCCTGATCGGGGACGTGGACGGCAAGACCGTGTTCATCGTGGACGACGAGATCAGCACCGCCGGCTCCCTGGTGGAGACCGTGAACATCGCCCGCAGCATGGGCGCCAAGGACGTGTACGTGGCCGTCACGCACGGCGTGTACACCGGGCCCGCCATCCAGCGCATCGCCGGCCTGGACGTCACGCAGGTCGCCAGCACCAACACCGTGCTCGTGCCCGACCAGAAGGTGGACGCGGCCAACGGCAAGCTGGCCGTGCTGGACGTCGCCCCGCTGTTCGCGGCCGCCATCAGCAACATCCACACCGGGGACAGCGTCAGCACCCTGTTCAGCTGA
- a CDS encoding bifunctional 3-deoxy-7-phosphoheptulonate synthase/chorismate mutase, with the protein MTAPRSIDDLRAEIDQINRDLLTLISKRASVVAQIGRAKTAEGRPNHYDPAREEQQLKDLEALNPGPFPAATVKSIFKEIFRASLALEESNDKKSLLISRDVKKDDTVLDIDGVRIGGTEPPVVIAGPCSIESPEQMEQTARFLAERGVKILRGGAYKPRTSPYGFQGMGVDGLIIGQQVAKDNGMLFVTEVMDTRDVEVVSEYADILQIGARNMHNFALLREVGRTQLPVLLKRGLSATIEEWLYAAEYVLSEGNGEVILCERGIRTYEKWTRNTLDLSAVALAKQLTHLPVIVDVTHAAGRRDLLIPLAKAALAVGADGIHVEVHPSPATALSDNEQQLDFAGYDAFLQGVGLKVPTPA; encoded by the coding sequence ATGACCGCTCCCCGCAGCATTGACGACCTCCGCGCGGAAATCGATCAGATCAACCGCGACCTGCTGACGCTGATTTCCAAACGCGCGTCCGTGGTGGCCCAGATTGGCCGTGCCAAGACCGCCGAGGGCCGCCCCAACCACTACGACCCCGCCCGTGAGGAGCAGCAGCTCAAGGACCTGGAGGCCCTGAACCCCGGGCCGTTCCCGGCCGCCACCGTGAAGAGCATCTTCAAGGAGATCTTCCGCGCCAGCCTGGCGCTGGAGGAAAGCAACGACAAGAAGAGCCTGCTGATCTCCCGCGACGTGAAGAAGGACGACACGGTGCTGGACATCGACGGCGTGCGGATCGGCGGGACCGAGCCGCCCGTGGTGATCGCCGGGCCGTGCAGCATCGAGAGCCCCGAGCAGATGGAGCAGACCGCGCGCTTCCTCGCGGAGCGGGGCGTGAAGATCCTGCGTGGCGGCGCGTACAAGCCCCGCACCAGCCCGTACGGGTTCCAGGGCATGGGCGTGGACGGCCTGATCATCGGGCAGCAGGTCGCCAAGGACAACGGCATGCTGTTCGTCACGGAGGTCATGGACACCCGCGACGTGGAGGTCGTGTCCGAGTACGCCGACATCCTGCAGATCGGCGCGCGGAACATGCACAACTTCGCGCTGCTGCGCGAGGTGGGCCGCACGCAGCTGCCCGTGCTGCTCAAGCGCGGCCTGAGCGCCACCATCGAGGAATGGCTGTACGCCGCCGAGTACGTGCTCTCCGAGGGCAACGGCGAGGTCATCCTGTGCGAGCGCGGCATCCGGACGTACGAGAAGTGGACCCGCAACACCCTGGACCTCTCCGCGGTGGCGCTCGCCAAGCAGCTCACCCACCTGCCGGTGATCGTGGACGTCACGCACGCCGCCGGGCGCCGCGACCTGCTGATCCCGCTGGCGAAGGCGGCCCTGGCGGTGGGCGCCGACGGGATTCACGTGGAGGTGCACCCCAGCCCCGCCACGGCGCTGTCCGACAACGAGCAGCAGCTGGACTTCGCCGGGTACGACGCCTTCTTGCAGGGCGTGGGCCTGAAGGTTCCCACCCCCGCCTGA
- a CDS encoding globin produces the protein MTLPTSAPGEPGTSLYDRIGEDALARLVGRFYARVAEDPRLAPLFPADLTLTAEKQLAFLTGFLGGPPLYLQRFGHPRLRARHLPFPITPDRAGAWLACMRGALEATPEITEADAQELLAALSRVAVHMVNTPAGGPPA, from the coding sequence GTGACGTTGCCGACCTCCGCGCCCGGCGAGCCGGGCACCAGCCTGTACGACCGGATCGGGGAGGACGCCCTGGCCCGACTCGTCGGGAGGTTCTATGCGCGGGTGGCCGAGGATCCGCGCCTCGCGCCGCTGTTCCCCGCGGACCTGACCCTGACTGCGGAGAAGCAGCTGGCGTTCCTGACCGGGTTCCTGGGCGGGCCGCCGCTGTACCTGCAGCGGTTCGGGCATCCGCGCCTGCGGGCGCGGCACCTGCCGTTCCCGATCACGCCGGACCGGGCCGGGGCGTGGCTGGCGTGCATGCGCGGCGCCCTGGAGGCCACGCCGGAAATCACGGAAGCGGACGCGCAGGAGCTGCTGGCGGCGCTGTCGCGCGTGGCAGTACACATGGTGAACACGCCCGCCGGCGGGCCGCCCGCCTGA
- a CDS encoding YqgE/AlgH family protein: MSGPLTFLVASPHLQGEVFAGAVILLLEHDRKGALGLVVNAPMRQTVQDLLEGAAGQSRPAWLGGPVDPALGWCLYQQPVSLPGEVLLVPGLYMSSSMDVLTAVMAGGQEYMLVLGYSGWAAGQLEEEARTGTWVWVEQDTPELLWNVPHEQRWDDALRRLGVTPGTIMPGGAQA, encoded by the coding sequence ATGAGCGGGCCACTGACCTTCCTCGTAGCCAGTCCGCACCTCCAGGGCGAGGTGTTCGCCGGTGCGGTGATCCTCCTGCTGGAACACGACCGCAAAGGCGCCCTGGGCTTGGTCGTGAACGCCCCTATGCGCCAGACCGTGCAGGACCTCCTCGAGGGTGCCGCCGGGCAGAGCCGCCCTGCGTGGCTGGGCGGTCCGGTGGACCCGGCGCTCGGCTGGTGCCTGTACCAGCAGCCGGTCAGCCTGCCCGGCGAGGTGCTGCTCGTCCCCGGGCTGTACATGTCCAGCAGCATGGACGTCCTGACCGCCGTGATGGCCGGCGGTCAGGAATACATGCTGGTCCTCGGGTACTCCGGCTGGGCGGCCGGGCAGCTGGAAGAGGAAGCCCGTACCGGGACGTGGGTGTGGGTGGAGCAGGACACGCCGGAACTGCTGTGGAACGTGCCGCACGAGCAGCGCTGGGACGACGCGCTGCGGCGCCTGGGCGTCACGCCGGGCACGATCATGCCGGGCGGCGCGCAGGCCTGA